The Alphaproteobacteria bacterium genome includes a window with the following:
- a CDS encoding TlpA family protein disulfide reductase, translating to MNWPRYFSCPAGVVFLCLLLTGCFEENLTPLEIGAKAPPFTLTLLGGETRDRTTEPGQAQVITFMASWCPCSNDSIPLMKQAFERYNSGTESKIAFLMIGIQSPRSKFEDKAGTWRVPFPVAYDEGDQIARAYGIAAPPTTIFIDAEGRVKRVFYGNIKDIEDDFLRWTGELM from the coding sequence ATGAACTGGCCAAGATACTTTAGCTGTCCAGCTGGCGTGGTCTTCCTCTGCCTCCTGCTGACGGGCTGTTTCGAGGAAAACCTGACCCCACTCGAGATCGGCGCGAAGGCCCCGCCCTTTACGCTGACCCTGCTGGGTGGTGAGACCAGGGATCGCACCACCGAACCCGGCCAAGCTCAGGTCATCACCTTCATGGCCTCGTGGTGCCCCTGCTCCAACGACTCTATTCCGCTCATGAAACAGGCGTTCGAGCGCTACAACAGCGGGACGGAAAGCAAGATCGCGTTCTTGATGATCGGCATTCAAAGCCCGAGGAGCAAGTTCGAGGACAAAGCCGGGACGTGGCGGGTGCCTTTCCCCGTGGCTTACGATGAAGGCGACCAGATCGCTCGCGCCTATGGCATCGCGGCGCCGCCGACCACGATTTTCATCGATGCGGAAGGCAGGGTCAAGAGGGTCTTCTACGGCAACATCAAAGACATAGAGGACGATTTTCTGAGGTGGACGGGCGAGCTGATGTGA
- a CDS encoding TlpA family protein disulfide reductase — protein sequence MAEKEVAADFTLQLFDGRTFTLSKHQGEAVVVNFFASWCIPCIAEAPALEAVHREYFEKKVIFLGVAIKDTDSAAKGFIEKHGLSFPAGLDRDDKIKESFGVYGLPTTFFIDRSGLVTYTHAGALTEELIKDELAKIL from the coding sequence ATGGCCGAGAAGGAAGTTGCTGCCGACTTTACCCTGCAACTGTTCGATGGCCGGACCTTCACCTTGAGCAAACATCAAGGCGAAGCCGTGGTCGTCAACTTCTTTGCCTCGTGGTGCATTCCGTGCATTGCCGAAGCGCCGGCGCTCGAGGCGGTCCATAGGGAATACTTTGAAAAAAAAGTGATCTTTCTGGGCGTCGCAATCAAGGATACGGATTCCGCCGCCAAGGGCTTTATCGAGAAGCATGGGCTGAGCTTTCCCGCAGGACTCGACAGGGACGACAAGATCAAGGAATCCTTTGGTGTGTACGGCCTCCCCACTACCTTCTTCATCGATAGGAGTGGCCTTGTCACCTATACCCATGCGGGAGCTCTGACGGAGGAGCTGATCAAAGATGAACTGGCCAAGATACTTTAG